The genomic region TGTCAGCTGGAGACTGGATCTCGTACCATATTAGAAAAATGGATAATACTAGCATCTGAACCCAAGTACATTGTTCCATTAATGGGCTGCTGGGCCACTGAGCTACTAAAGTTACAGGTGAATTGCAAAGGAGTTAATAAGTGAGCTTGTTCGGGAGATCAAAGCATAAATTTATAGAATTTTAAAAACATATAAAGGGTGTTCCATATTAAGTTTCACATAAACCAAATTGGTGTTTGACCTGGTGGTGACCTATAAGATTGCATTTAGGCTTAGCTTTTACTTCCTTGAAGTTTCAGGATTTATCAGCAAGGACTCTACATTACATGTAATCTAAACTGTCAGACTTGAGACACCCAACAAAGGATAACTGTCACACTTGGGAAATCCAACAAAGGATAAAATGGTTTAAGTAACAGCAAATTTCGCTTCTTAAGTTCACTCAAACGGATGCTTTTGTGGGGAATTTATCAGTTTTtccttgtttaaatttttttaattaagttattATTGTCTGAGTTCGGAATTTGGTGCTGGAGACACAGGAAAACTATTGACTGAAGAAAAAATCATTAGAAATAAATCCGTATATCTTTTTCTGTTAATTTTATTCCTTCATATGATATTTGTTTTATGTTAAAGTCTCTTTAGAGCTTCATTACACTGATCTGATATAAGCAGAAGTTAAAGCAATCCTAAGACACAGATCTGTAAACTTTCTTGGACATTTTACACATTTTTTTTAGTTGCGGGATCTAAAAAAATATACTTGATCACAAGAATCAAAAATTATTCTTTAAATGTATAGATGCTTTCAAATTTATGTCATTTGTCAGATGGTTGCAGGTAAAgccaaaagaataataatacttgCAAAGTATACTTGTGGAACTACATCATTTGCTGTGAGAAGAACATAGATGGTTCGTAAGCTCTCATTGATTCAAACTCTGAAACCTGACCGCTTCCCTGCTGGCCAATCCTTGTAACACCCTGAGATTGGTTAATTTGTCCACTGGAGGTCTTTCGCAAAAGGTTAATTGTACACCTTACATCTTTTGGACTCAAACACTGAGAATCTCTTATTTCAGACCCCTGTAGTAAACCAGACATTTGGCTTCCAAAGTTCCCAATGCCTCCTGTATTAGGAGCAACTGCTCCAACATGTCGATCCTTATTGATAGAGGTTGCTCCAGTTGCAGAAAATCCACTTGAAACAAGGCTTGTAGGTGACTGAGGGCTAATACTCAATAGCTTATCGTCAACAAAATCATAGCTATGCTGTAATCCTTGCATGGATGGTTGGGTCATGGGAGATTGGTTGTGTATAAAATCATCCAGTGAAACACCTGACCTTGTAGCCATATTCAGAGAAACAGATACTGAAGGTCTTGACGCCCATGATGGTGGTGATGACAGAAGAGAGAGAGCACGGCCAGAGTATGAGACTCCTGATAAATTATGAATGGAGGGCGTAAGTTCTGAACCTGAGATAAGATCTGTTCCTGGTGAGGATGAGAGAGTCAATGTGTGACCAAGTGGACTCCCGGAGCTCTGAATATACTGTGAATATCCTTGATTGAGAACATTAGAGGGCAGATTCTTTGGGTTTTGTAAGGATAGAAGTAGCCTCTCGGAGCCCGAATATGACTGCTGATCAACGCTCGGTATTTGTAAGTGCCCATCATAAGTTGATTGATCCTCAGTCTTGATGAACCGTGTCCAAGGTCTCTGTCCATGGCCATGTTTGTAGTCACAAGGATCTCCCAGAATTGAAGTGGAACTGATACTTGGATGCAGGAAGAAAGGTTTATCTAAATAGTTACCATGCCTGTTATCTGTATAATATTGAAAGAAACTGAGAGCGTATTCATTAAACTTTAACACACTTATCTATACCCCAAACCATCTTTGGTTAAAGATAAAAGTAAATACCATTAAAACATCTATTCCAGACCATAAACATCTATGTTACTGTTTTTCTTTTCTAGCTACTAGTATAAGGATAGTCATTGATATGGATCCAAAAACCTGCCCTCACAGCCAAAAATTGAGCAGATTTTGAGGAAGGAGAAAAAACCATATTAGGAGAACAAATCACATTTTTGAGAGAAGGGCACTTTTTCACTAGGAAATATGAGAATTGGAAGACGTTACATAGCTTATAGTGCTATGGTGGGATGGCAGCTACAGAATACAACTGGAGATGGATTAACAACCTAATTATTATCATTTACATGATAGCATCATATAAAATCAAATGCATCAACTTTGGACTACTAATATGGCAAAGGTAGACCTGTTCACTAGTCATTAATTTATTGCTAAGTTGCCATCAGCTGAGGTATCTCTGTATATTGACATGAAATGGAATCTACCATTTATAAGCATATTATTTGTTCTACAATCAAATAACATTAATCTATAATCATGGCATTCTAATATCTCGTTCATTTAAACTGTACCATGATGAAAAGGTGGCAGAAGCCTTGCAGGGGTCATTGCCATTGGATCAGGCTGAGGTTTCCTGCGGCGCTCATTGTGACCAGCAAGACGTCTCCGACAGCTCCGTTTCCCTTCATCAAATTCCATCAATTCATGAAACCTGCACAAACATATTCCATTATAAAAAGTATGTAATCTACATTTTAAGTCcagaatataatatttattcctgcTAAAAACGGATTTAACAGAAATTTTCCAATGTATAAGGACACAACCATCAACAATTTCAGGAAGTACTGCACAACAGCATACCATAAGCATATCGTGCCACTGAAGCATAATTCTAAGAATGCACATTAATAAAATCAATCCAACTGTATTGCAACActtacaaatgatcacataaaataCATATAGTATATACTCTTGGTTTGCAGTACAATATGCTTTGATTCCAGTGCAATGTTGAATGGAGTTTTACATAGGGTCTAAACTATCAAGTTCTCATAGTTGAAAATATTGATAATTGATATATATTATAATCAGAAAATATGAAATCAATCAAATACACACAAAAGCAAAACCATGATACCATGCCTAATTCAGCAAACAGTGAAGCCACAAAAGATAAgggtaaaaagaaaaataaataaaaaatgatttacaGTAAGCAGATTTCATAAAGAGGAGGACCAAAGTCAGGTCAAGTTCATGAGCATGATAGTGACTTAGATTCATAAGGGCTAAGCATAAAGACCCACATTGAGCGTGTAAGGAAGATGTCTGCTGCATACTTTGATCCAATTATCTTCGACCTTCTGCAATTTGCAAAAACTGACCACTCACACAACTAAGATTTGTCACGGATTTGCAAGCACTAATTAGCTTTCATGATAAATGAAGCATATGAGAGTTTCTGAATGCAAAATGAGTCTAAGAAATTATCTATCAACAAAGTTCAAGAGAAAGTTCATGGAATTGGAGATAGAAAACAGGGAAACAGAAGTTAAACTAAAACAACCAAAGCTAAATGAGGTTAAAGTTTAAAGTAACAGATAAGCACCCACTATTAGAAAGTAGAAACCTGGTACTGAACCCCACCAACAGTCAAATCACTCATAACTGGTCTGAAAAACATGAAGCACAAAGGTATGAATTTGCAATTCTACTTGCAGAAGTCCAACAGTAGGTTTCCAAACGTTTCTAGAAAAATGGTTCACAGATATTGCATTCACTAAATCACAGAAAATGGATCTTTCATGTTATGACAAGAGGGAAAGTTCAATAATTAACATGAAGCAATAAGACACAACCCACAATAAAAGTATTTAAGTATACCCGTGTCATATAAGAGCTAATATGGACATCTAATAAGCATTCTACAATATGAGAAAGGTTATTAGTTCATAACAAATTAGGAGAGCTTATAGACTAGATAATTTTACAAAGGCCTCAAACCATTAACACTGAAAAAAGAACAACTATAAAAATTTCATTACTTACAGAAATTAGATTACCTCTCCTCACTTAAGAATCTATCGCAATTGATAGAGACACTGACCAGTAAATTGATTCACGAAGAGATCTACAAACGCAAAGCTTAAAACAAAAGTCATATGCCGATATCAAATCTTTAATGAGAATGATAAATCTCAAAGTGAAAGTAATTATTACAGTTTGAGGTTTGAACTAACAATATGAAGTTAAATAGCAGAAATCTACAATTGCTTGAAACATGGTACCTTTGGGCTTTGATTTTTCAAATCAATAGTGAAATATAACTGGAACATCAAGATTTTTATTCATGGGTATGTAAGTATGCTTGCCTGGTATAAATATATTCTAGGAGAGAACAAAATATAATTCTATCTGGAGAGTAAGCAGAGGACATGATTTTGTAGGTGGATTTCTTGACTATGTTACAGGAATCACGAATGGTTTATTAGGAAACCCAATTTATCAGAAACAACTAGGCAATCTCACTTCATGATAACTTCCCTAGGAGAGAAAATGACCGAAGGACTCTAGCTTCCCAACAACACCGTTATATCCCTCCAGCCTCCAGGTAAATAAATATTTCTAACAACGAATTCGCAACTATTTTGATTTATAATAATGAGAACTACGCCATGTTCTTTTCATTAAGGACAGTATTAAGCTAAAACTTAATATGCAATCCCAAAAAGATGATAAAGTTCTAACCTGCTGCACTGCTGACAAAATCGCTGTTCTATACCAGATACTCTGACTTTGGCAGTCTTGGAGTGCTCTTCACAAACCTTATGCCTACGGTGGTATTCTTTTGCGTTGGTAAGCTCCTTATCGCAACCTTCAACTTGGCAACGCGGGGTCTGAATAGCTTGAGCAAGGGCCCGAGACTTCTTAGACTGAACAGAGGAAACAGGGGATACCGACGCTTGAGTTACTGCTTTTGCTGCCCCTCCACCATTTGTATCTTCAAAATAAGTCCTTTTTCCCAGCTTCAGACCAATATCGCAATCCCCTGAAGCTCCAGAACCATCAACAACACTTTGAGCACAGTTCTGTTTTGTCTCCTTGTTCACTTCTCTACCATCCACCGGTTTAGATCCAGAAGCCACGCAGGACGAGGATATGTGAGAAGTAAATACGCTCGGTTTTCTGAGATGGGTTGTTGTTGACGATGAggtatcatttcctaaggggttGCTGCTGCTGCTTTTGTCCCCTTGTGTTTTATCCAAAATGACCTCTTGAGAATCCCTTCTACCCAGTTGGTTTCTCAGGCCAAGAAACCCAACTTTGCTGCTCTTGAAATCCTTGCTTTCCATCTTGATTATGCAAGGATCTTTTTGAACTTTCACAAAATGATTCAGAGATTATGTCTTTTTTTCAGTTGGTTCTCTCTACAACATCGGATGCTCCAAATCCCAAGAGTAAAACCTCATGTCCTAGTTCATTAATGCCTGTGACAAAGTCCTAAAAGACAGAAGTCTGTTGCACAAGGGTATAGAAGAATCTTACACATCTGATAACTTACCTGAAGAACTATCTGAATGCAGACATCATGTTCTGTGAGACCAAAAGTTCAAGATTTCTATACACCCAAATACAAATCTACAGACTAATGATATCAAAAGAGCCCTAAACTGTGCATAGACTACACCGTGCTTATAGGGTGTACTTCATTTGCAGCCCTGAGAAGGCATGCTATTAATCAGGTCCTTGGACAGACTGAACACTAACCTAATCATAAACCTAGAACTCTGAAGACCGTTTATGTGAGGCAATAGGCAACATTGCCAAAAGATAACCAGTATTTGAAAGATGATAGCTTCTCACAAGGACACTGAGGATTACTAAACGTGGGTGGAACAGGCAGTCAACTATACACAGTACTCTTCACACAACTACCCCACGCTCTGCACCCATTTGCATAATGATTGGCAAGGAATTATGTGCTTTCAGCATGCTTTCCAACATGGTAATCTCCTCTCGTCTAGGCTAAGTGCTGCTTTCACAGAGTACCACAACAACATATGCTTAAAAAAACATTGTATAACACAGATAAAGGACCATGCATTCAAAGGACAAAATGTGCAAATAAGGATACCTATATTTTGTCCTGCTTAGCTATATTTGCTTAAAGTAATGGAGGCAATAGTCTATTGGGTTTCcccattttaataaaaaaatagcaTTTGGGTATTGGAGAATGGGAAGCTGGGTCATGGATAATCCCTGTTCTTATCTCTAAATCAGGGTCAAAATTCAATCAGACAGAAATGATCGTCGCCATCAGCAACACAAGTACCAGGCTGTTCCCAAAACATAGGAGAAGTGCAGTTAGGTGGAATTTGAATGGAAATGATGTACCTAAAGCCAACCCAACTCAACTTCCTCCActaatctggaagaatgaatgaatgtgtTACCAAGTTGGCAGCAGATGGAGATGATAGTAATGATGAACAATTACTTCTTAAATGCAAACTCAATGAGAAAGAAAATATGAGGAAAAAGAATAAAAGCTGCTAGCGTTGCAGATTGCAGCACTGACTGATGAGTCAGAGCACTAAGTGGAAAATAGATGCCTGTCTCCATCCATGATTTatcataaattaataattaattaattgaaatttctGGGAAAAGCTGTATTAGCCTCTTTCACTTGTAAATTTGCCACGTGGAATATCTGTAGTTTTGCTTCTCG from Cryptomeria japonica chromosome 3, Sugi_1.0, whole genome shotgun sequence harbors:
- the LOC131066677 gene encoding squamosa promoter-binding-like protein 3, with the translated sequence MESKDFKSSKVGFLGLRNQLGRRDSQEVILDKTQGDKSSSSNPLGNDTSSSTTTHLRKPSVFTSHISSSCVASGSKPVDGREVNKETKQNCAQSVVDGSGASGDCDIGLKLGKRTYFEDTNGGGAAKAVTQASVSPVSSVQSKKSRALAQAIQTPRCQVEGCDKELTNAKEYHRRHKVCEEHSKTAKVRVSGIEQRFCQQCSRFHELMEFDEGKRSCRRRLAGHNERRRKPQPDPMAMTPARLLPPFHHDNRHGNYLDKPFFLHPSISSTSILGDPCDYKHGHGQRPWTRFIKTEDQSTYDGHLQIPSVDQQSYSGSERLLLSLQNPKNLPSNVLNQGYSQYIQSSGSPLGHTLTLSSSPGTDLISGSELTPSIHNLSGVSYSGRALSLLSSPPSWASRPSVSVSLNMATRSGVSLDDFIHNQSPMTQPSMQGLQHSYDFVDDKLLSISPQSPTSLVSSGFSATGATSINKDRHVGAVAPNTGGIGNFGSQMSGLLQGSEIRDSQCLSPKDVRCTINLLRKTSSGQINQSQGVTRIGQQGSGQVSEFESMRAYEPSMFFSQQMM